TGGGGTGGTGGCTTGGTATGAACGCGTACTTCCTCAGGTTTCCTGACCCCAGTATCACCACCCCACACCCTTGCCCCAATGACCGGCGTGTGACCCTTAGCTCAACGACCACCGATCAAGCACAACGACCATGGACGACTTCAAGCGCCGGGACTTCATCAGGTTGAGCGCACTGGGCTTTGCCGGCGTTGTGCTGCAGTTGCGTTCCATTTCCACCTACGCGCAGCAGGCGAATGGGCACATGGGCAGGTGGAACGCGGACACGCCGCTGAACTGGGACGCGTTCATCGAGCGGCTCACCCTGCTGGCCCGCAGCCAGCACGAACCGCATTGGAACGATGAGCGCTACATCAAACAGGTGAAGCGGCTCCTTCTACAGTGCGACTTCCCGGAGTTCGAGAACGTCAAACAGGCCATGCAGGCGTACGAGAACAAAAGGCAGAACTGGTTCGAGTCCGACAGATTGCACCATGAAGTGGACTTCCAGGTATCGCTCTTCCAGTTCGAGCCGGGTGAGTACATACCGCATCACGATCACCCGAATATGACGGGCGTTCTGAACGTCGTCTCCGGGAGCATCCTGACGAAGAACTACGACCTCGTCGAGCACCTCACCTCAGAAAGAGAGGTGGTGGTGAACGGAAGAACACATGTGCTGAAGAAATGCATTCTGCGGGAAACAGCAAGCGAGAACGTGGAGGCGGGGTCTGTGAGCATGCTCGGTGTGGACAAGGGCAACATCCATTCCATCATGCCGAATGCCTTTACCCAAATGGTGGACGTGTTCACCCCGGCATACAAGCAGGACACGAAGGCCAACTGGTACGACGTGAACGAGGATGGTTTCCACAACGGCCGAAAGCGCCTGTTCGAAGCTGAGTATCCGCGGTTGAATTTCGGAAAATGACGAAGGCAGGCAGGAACATCGCAACATGAGCCATTCAACCATTTCCCGCCCTCGCCTTGCCGACGGTCTCGGCATCCTCAACTCAGCCCTCTGCCTGGTGCATTGCCTGGCCATGCCGGTGTTCATCGCCGTGGGTGCCAGCTTCATGCAGCATCCGTCCGTCACCTGGGGCTTCATCGCTCTGGCATTCCTTGCCATGCGCAGTGCAATACGCAGCCGCAACAACGCCACTGTGGCCATGGTGCTCGGCATAGGCTGGGGCGTCTTCGCCGTGGGCATGGCGCTGGAAGGCGTTCACCCCGCTTTAGAGAACCTCACATACATCGGCAGCGGACTGCTCATCCTCGGGCACGTGCTCAACTGGATGGACTTCCGCGCCGTGATGCCTCTACCCAACGAACTGAACAACACCCAAACTCCGAAAACCTCGAACCCATGAAGACGAACCTGAAGTACATGGCCATGGCTCTTTTAACTGCTGCCGCCATCACCGGCTGTAAGAAGGATGATGATGACCCCGCTACACCCGCTCCCCCGCCCAACGAGGAGGAGCTCATCACCACCCTGCGCCTTCACTTCCACTCCGCCAATGATGTCGAGCACTTCCACTTCGAGTTCACGGACCTCGACGGCGATGGCGGGAACGTGCCCGTGATCGAAGCGGATACGCTCAGTGCGGACAGCATCTATACCGTGACCATCGAAGTGCTCAACGAGAGCGAGAGCCCGGCCGAGGACATCACCGCCGAGATCCTGGCTGAGGATGAAGACCACCAGTTCTTCTTCCAAGTGAGCGGCGTCAACGCCACCATGGCTTACAATGACGCGGATGCGGACGGCAACCCGGTGGGCCTGGCCACGACGTGGACCATCGGTGCAGCGAGCAACGGCAGTGTGATCGTCACCTTGCGACATGAACCAGACAAGGGTGCGGCCGGTGTGAGCAGTGGCGACATCACCAATGCGGGCGGAGAGACCGACATCGAGGTCACCTTCCCCGTGGTGATCGAGTGACCATGGTTCTGTAGCCAAAAGACATGATACACATCGAAGCACTGCATAAACGCTACGGCGCGCATGAGGCCGTGAAGGGCTTGTCGCTTTCGTTGCAACGCGGCGAGGTATACGGACTGCTCGGCCCAAACGGCGCTGGGAAGAGCACCACCATCCGCATCCTGCTGGGCTTCGAGCCGTTCGAGAGCGGAACCGTGCTTGTAGCGGGGCATGACATGCGCACCCACGCCGATGAGGCCCGCTCCCGGACCGGCTACATCCCGGAGAACGTGGAACTCTACCCCTTCCTCAGCGGCCTGGAGAACCTGGACCATTTCACGCGCTTGGGCGGATCGGCCCTGGCCAAGGCGGACCTGCGAGAGGCGTTGCTGCGCTGCGGGCTTGAGGCCGATCACCACGGGAGGCGCCTTTCCTCCTACAGCAAGGGCATGCGGCAGAAGGTGGGCATCGCCATCGCCGTGGCGCGCAAGGCCGATGTGCTGTTGCTGGATGAACCCGCCAGTGGACTGGACCCTGCCGCCAGCCGTGATCTGGGTGTGCTGCTGCGCGAACTGGCCAGGGGCGGCACCACCGTGCTCATGGCCTCGCACGATCTCTTCCGGGTGCGCGAGACCTGCGACCGCGTGGGTATCCTCCAGCACGGCCGCATCGTGCGCGAGATGGGCGCCGCGCACATCGATGCCGCGGCCCTGGAACAGGCCTACCTGGAACACATCAACGGCTGAACCATGTGGCGCATCGCGCGGACTGAATGGATCGGCCTTGTACGCAGCCCGCGTTGGCGTCTGTTGCTGCTGGGCATGGCCGTACTCCTCGTGGTGACCGGTACGATCGGCCATGTGGAGCACCGGCGCGATCGGCAGCAACGCACGGAAGCCGCCCGTGAAGTGCGCCGACAGTGGGACAACATGGGGCCGAGCAACCCGCATGGCGCGGCGCACTTCGGCACCTACGCCTTCAAGCCCGCCGGGGTTCTGGCCGCGCTGGATCCGGGCACCAACCCCGTGACCGGCAATGCGCTCCGCCTGGAAGGCCATGTGCAGAACGACCTCGCCTGGAGCAGTGCGGCGCAACTGCCCCAGCTGGCCCGCTTCGGCGAACCGCACCCCGCGCTGATCCTGCAGGTGCTGGTGCCACTGTTGCTCATCGTGCTGGGCTTCGCCTCGGTCACCGATGAACGCCGCAGCGGACGCCTGCGCCTGATGGCCGTGCAGGGCCTGGGCGCACGACAGCTGCTGCTGGGCAAGGCGATCGCCCTTACGCTTGTGGGGGCCCTGTTCCTGCTGGTCATCGTAATGCTGCAGGTCCTGCTGGGCGATGGGCCGGAAAGCGGACAAGCCGTCCGCCTTGCGGGCTTCTCCGTCGCCCATCTGCTTTACTATGCCATCATCGCCTTGCTCACCGTGATCGTCAGTGCCCGTGTGCGGCGCATGGAGTCCGTGTTCACCGTGCTGCTGGGCATCTGGCTGGCCTGGACCGTGGCCGCACCCCACCTGGCCGCCGCGTGGGCCGATGCGCGCCATCCGTTGCCCGATCGCCGCAGCTTCAACAAGGCCATGCAGACCGATCGCGAGCAGGGCGTGGACGGCCATAACCCCGAGGACACGCGGCGTGCGGAGCTTGAGCGCAAGGCCTTGGCGGAATACGGCGTGGACAGCCTTTCGCAGCTGCCCATCAACTTCGATGGCCTCGTGATGCAGGCCGATGAGGAATACGGCAACGCGGTCTGGGACAAGCATTTCGGAGCCTTGCAGGAACGCATGGCCGATCGGAAACGCAGCGTGCAGCGGAGCGCCCTGCTCAGTCCCTACCTCGCGCTGCGCGGGCTCAGCATGTCCGCTGCAGGCACCGATATGCCGCACCACATCCACTTCCAACGGGCCGCCGAACACTACCGCCGCGACCTGGTGGAACGCCTCAACCACGAGCACGCCCATGGCGGGTCGCGCACCGGCGATTGGTCATGGAAAGCCGACGGCGATTTCTTCCGCGCCATCCCGGACTTCACCTATGCCCACCCCGATTGGCGCTCCATGCGCAGCGGTTGGGGGGTCGACCTGCGCGCACTGCTGATCTGGACGGGTTTCCTCCTCGTGCTGCTGCTCATCCTCTTCGCCCGCCGACCCGGCCCTGAACTGCTGCGCTCATGAGGACGATGGCCATCCTGCGCATCAGCGCGCTTCAACTGCTGCGTTCGCCTGGCAAGCTCATCGCCCTTGTCCTGTTGCTGGGCTGCTGCGTGATCGCCTTGCGAGGAGGCATGCAGGAGCTGGAAGCGCGCAAGGAGCGGATCGCCACCATCGAGGCTGACCGAAGCAAAGAGCATGAGAAGGTGCGTGCGTGGTTCGCCGAAGGCCGCAAAGGCCCTGAGGACATGCCTTGGGTGGACATCACCGATCCCTTCTGGTGCTCTTGGTACGCACGACCCAAAGCGTACATAACGCCCTCCCCTATGTTGGCCATCGTGCCCGGCCGCAGCGCAGACCACCCGTGGTTCGCCGATCTCGCCTACTACAGCAACGCCTACAACACGCGCTTGCAGACCGAGATCGCCGATCCCGAGCACCGGCAGCTCGGGACCTTCGACTGGGCCTTCGTGCTCATCTACCTGATGCCGCTCTTCTTGCTGGCCCTGGTGTTCGACATCGGCGGTGCGGAACGCGATCGAGGAGCGCTGGTCCTCATCCGGTTGCACAGCGATGGCCTGCGGTCATGGCTGGCCCGGCGTTTCGTGCCACCTGCGATCGTGGTCTGGCTGGTCACGATACTGCCCATGCTGGCTGCGGGTGCACGGGCGGGCGCGCTCGCGGAGCAGCCTTGGGCATTGCTGGTCATCGCATTGCTGGCAACAGCCTATCTGCTCTTCTGGGCAGCGGTCCTTGGGCTGGCCGCATGGATGTCGCGCGGCAGCAATGACCAAGCCCTGCGTGGTGCCATTGCTTATGCCGCGGTCTGTCTGGTGATACCCGGTGCAGTGCAATGGGGCGCGAAGCTCCAGCATCCTCCGAGCTTGATGGTGGATTACATCACCGCCGATCGCGTGGGTGCACAGGCCGTGTACGAGCTTGATGCGGACACCATCCAGCGACGCTTCTATGCGGCAAGGCCCGATCTACGGAACACGCCTTACGGCCGTGACACCGTCCCCAATGAGAACGTCGACTGGATGATGGCCAGCACCCTGGTCTCGCTGATGATGGACAGCGTCGTGCAGGAGGTGGCCCAAGCCGATCGGGAACGGCACAAGACGATCGAGCTGGCTTCCTGGTGGCTGCCCAGCATGGCGATCCCGCTGATGATGGAAGAAGCTGCGGGCACCAGCGCAGCCCACCACCTGGCGTTCCGCATGCAGGTGCAGGAAGGCGGCAAGCGCATCCTCGACCGGATCGTCGATGACAGCTGGAACAAGCGGGTGATGGATGCGGAGGGATTCAAACAGTATGCTGCTCCGCTGAACCCTGTTCCGTCCAATGAGCGGGCTCTGTGATCGGCCACTACGGTGCGTGCTGATCGCATGGTGTTGGATGAACGCGGCCGTTGCATGGGCCCAGCAACCCACCACCTTCCCGCCGCCGGAAACACCGCATGTGGTGCCCTGTGCCCTCTTGACGGATGGTATCAAGGTGGATGGTGATCTGCGGGAGACCGCTTGGGCAAGCGGCAGGATGAACGCCGCTTTCGTCCAGAAGGACCCGCAGCAAGGCGCCCCGCCCAGCCAACGCACGGACGTCTTCGTGCTGCATGACGCGCACGCCATTTATGTGGGCGTGTTCTGCTACGACAGCGCGGCGGCCACGAGCAAACCACGTGTGATCAGCCTCCAGCGCGATTTCGAGCCCTTCGAGAACGACTTCTTCAGCGTGGCCATCGATGGCATCGGTGACCACCGCAACGCGTGGATCTTCCAGGCCACCCCTTACGGGAACCAGCGCGACCTGCAGGTGCTCAATGGCGACAACTTCAACGAGGACTGGAACGCGCTGTGGCATGTGGCCACCACCCGCACCGATAGCGGCTGGTGCGCCGAGTTCGCCATTCCGTGGAAGAGCCTTCGATACCGCAAGGGTGCCACGGAGATGGGCATCCTCTTCGCACGCGGTATTCGGCGCAACAACGAGTTCGTCACGTTCCCGGCCATCCCGCGGGCCTACACCCTGTTCCGCATGGAGTATGCCGCACGCCTCACAGGCATCACACCGCCCAACCCCTCGCTCTCGCTGCAGCTGAATCCCTATGCGTTGGTGAACGGTCCGGTGAACAGCACGGCGCCGTGGGCGGCGCAGGTAGGCGGTGAATTGAAGTGGGCCCCTTCGTCCAGCACGGTGATCGACGCCACCGTGAACACTGATTTCGCGCAGACCGATGTGGATCAGCAAGTGAACAACCTGGGGCGGTTCAGCATCTTCTTCCCGGAGAAGCGCCAGTTCTTCCTGGAGAACGCGGCGCTGTTCGATGCCACGGGCACCTCGCAGATCGTACCGTTCTACAGCCGCCGCATCGGGCTGGATGACAACGGCATCGCGCAACCCTTGGATGCGGGGCTGCGTGTTGTGACGCAGACCGCCAAGCACAACCTGGGTGCCATCGCCGTGCGTGAACGCGGGGGAGAACTCACCGGTCCGGCGCACTATGGCGTGTTGCGCTACGCCTACAACCCCACCGCCAAGTCACGCTTCGGTGCGCTCGTCACCATGAAGGATGCCCAACGCGGGTCGGCGATCCCCGCAGCGGAAGCCCCGTTGCACAGCCGCAACTACAGCGCCACTGCCGATGTGTTCCTGCGTCCCACCGGCGATTGGACCATCGCGGCGATGGGCAGCGCAACAAGCGATGATGCCGCAGGCACTGGTGGCGCGGCACACCTCTGGCTGGGCCATAACGCGAACTGGGGCTATGCCGGATGGGTTCAGCAATACGTGGATGCGCGGTACACCCCGGGATCAGGCTTCGTCATGGGCAACAACTACCTGCTCAGCAGTCCCGCCTTCGACCTGGACCTGCGGCCCAAGTGGCTGCCCAAGAAGATCAGGAGCTATGTGCCCTTCATGTACCTGAACATCTACCATGATGCCGACGACCTGGAGTTCCAGCAAGCCGATATCGACATCAGCCTTACGGGCATCAAGTTCCAGAACGGCACCTACATCGGCGTCGGACGCGAGCAGGAATGGCAGCGGATCCCGGAGGGGTTCGCGCCGCTCGGCGTGCCCATCGCCCCAGGCGACTATTCCTTCGGCCGCACGTGGATCTACCTCAGCACCGATGGCTCGCGCAAGATCAGCGGTGACGGCAATGCGAAGACCGGTCGGTTCTA
The DNA window shown above is from Flavobacteriales bacterium and carries:
- a CDS encoding MerC domain-containing protein yields the protein MSHSTISRPRLADGLGILNSALCLVHCLAMPVFIAVGASFMQHPSVTWGFIALAFLAMRSAIRSRNNATVAMVLGIGWGVFAVGMALEGVHPALENLTYIGSGLLILGHVLNWMDFRAVMPLPNELNNTQTPKTSNP
- a CDS encoding type 1 periplasmic binding fold superfamily protein, which gives rise to MKTNLKYMAMALLTAAAITGCKKDDDDPATPAPPPNEEELITTLRLHFHSANDVEHFHFEFTDLDGDGGNVPVIEADTLSADSIYTVTIEVLNESESPAEDITAEILAEDEDHQFFFQVSGVNATMAYNDADADGNPVGLATTWTIGAASNGSVIVTLRHEPDKGAAGVSSGDITNAGGETDIEVTFPVVIE
- a CDS encoding ATP-binding cassette domain-containing protein, with translation MIHIEALHKRYGAHEAVKGLSLSLQRGEVYGLLGPNGAGKSTTIRILLGFEPFESGTVLVAGHDMRTHADEARSRTGYIPENVELYPFLSGLENLDHFTRLGGSALAKADLREALLRCGLEADHHGRRLSSYSKGMRQKVGIAIAVARKADVLLLDEPASGLDPAASRDLGVLLRELARGGTTVLMASHDLFRVRETCDRVGILQHGRIVREMGAAHIDAAALEQAYLEHING
- a CDS encoding DUF3526 domain-containing protein translates to MWRIARTEWIGLVRSPRWRLLLLGMAVLLVVTGTIGHVEHRRDRQQRTEAAREVRRQWDNMGPSNPHGAAHFGTYAFKPAGVLAALDPGTNPVTGNALRLEGHVQNDLAWSSAAQLPQLARFGEPHPALILQVLVPLLLIVLGFASVTDERRSGRLRLMAVQGLGARQLLLGKAIALTLVGALFLLVIVMLQVLLGDGPESGQAVRLAGFSVAHLLYYAIIALLTVIVSARVRRMESVFTVLLGIWLAWTVAAPHLAAAWADARHPLPDRRSFNKAMQTDREQGVDGHNPEDTRRAELERKALAEYGVDSLSQLPINFDGLVMQADEEYGNAVWDKHFGALQERMADRKRSVQRSALLSPYLALRGLSMSAAGTDMPHHIHFQRAAEHYRRDLVERLNHEHAHGGSRTGDWSWKADGDFFRAIPDFTYAHPDWRSMRSGWGVDLRALLIWTGFLLVLLLILFARRPGPELLRS
- a CDS encoding DUF3526 domain-containing protein, whose amino-acid sequence is MRTMAILRISALQLLRSPGKLIALVLLLGCCVIALRGGMQELEARKERIATIEADRSKEHEKVRAWFAEGRKGPEDMPWVDITDPFWCSWYARPKAYITPSPMLAIVPGRSADHPWFADLAYYSNAYNTRLQTEIADPEHRQLGTFDWAFVLIYLMPLFLLALVFDIGGAERDRGALVLIRLHSDGLRSWLARRFVPPAIVVWLVTILPMLAAGARAGALAEQPWALLVIALLATAYLLFWAAVLGLAAWMSRGSNDQALRGAIAYAAVCLVIPGAVQWGAKLQHPPSLMVDYITADRVGAQAVYELDADTIQRRFYAARPDLRNTPYGRDTVPNENVDWMMASTLVSLMMDSVVQEVAQADRERHKTIELASWWLPSMAIPLMMEEAAGTSAAHHLAFRMQVQEGGKRILDRIVDDSWNKRVMDAEGFKQYAAPLNPVPSNERAL
- a CDS encoding carbohydrate binding family 9 domain-containing protein, translating into MNAAVAWAQQPTTFPPPETPHVVPCALLTDGIKVDGDLRETAWASGRMNAAFVQKDPQQGAPPSQRTDVFVLHDAHAIYVGVFCYDSAAATSKPRVISLQRDFEPFENDFFSVAIDGIGDHRNAWIFQATPYGNQRDLQVLNGDNFNEDWNALWHVATTRTDSGWCAEFAIPWKSLRYRKGATEMGILFARGIRRNNEFVTFPAIPRAYTLFRMEYAARLTGITPPNPSLSLQLNPYALVNGPVNSTAPWAAQVGGELKWAPSSSTVIDATVNTDFAQTDVDQQVNNLGRFSIFFPEKRQFFLENAALFDATGTSQIVPFYSRRIGLDDNGIAQPLDAGLRVVTQTAKHNLGAIAVRERGGELTGPAHYGVLRYAYNPTAKSRFGALVTMKDAQRGSAIPAAEAPLHSRNYSATADVFLRPTGDWTIAAMGSATSDDAAGTGGAAHLWLGHNANWGYAGWVQQYVDARYTPGSGFVMGNNYLLSSPAFDLDLRPKWLPKKIRSYVPFMYLNIYHDADDLEFQQADIDISLTGIKFQNGTYIGVGREQEWQRIPEGFAPLGVPIAPGDYSFGRTWIYLSTDGSRKISGDGNAKTGRFYDGGYWTFSANVRYAPIPHVRLGAGWSVDGFERIGITDTTFSAHLLNGNVRIAPFARLQITGSYQYNTVTESEVLNARLAWEYRPLSFLYLVFGQGGFIASENRNEQRLIGKVTWLKQL